A stretch of Dasania marina DSM 21967 DNA encodes these proteins:
- a CDS encoding efflux transporter outer membrane subunit, which produces MIKPSFLVATALLLTACASVGPDYQKPDALAVDMRMGADVETMAYERQWWQRFDDPVLTELVQQTLTNNYSLAAAQANVERAMAQFDDVDNDATPTGSLDAQVTNSKGQQPGVSNERVYSHRYQAGANLRWAVDVAGKLRRASESAYASAESAEADFQALRVSLVSRLASRYADYRGLQNKRVVAQRNENILAETLQLIDLRLQEGLASEFELSRIKAQQSAVKAAIVLLDSQLQKARYDLALLSGYQPNQLPVDLSVAVVVAMPALNGPVAIGDADQLLQRRPDVRAAERRLAMTTADIGVAKADLYPAINVNGFLGFITGQSSQLNSDARAWSLTPSVSWQGLDWGSVQARIRAASAGQREALARYQQQVLVAVNEAQSSLTSYSFSQQRLQHLADQQTAAQRSMVLADAEYRAGLSDLLDLLDAERSLLDAQSGYIDGQMQVMKDLVAVYQAFGGALGDVAAQPGVTLAF; this is translated from the coding sequence ATGATTAAGCCTTCTTTTTTAGTCGCTACTGCCTTGCTGTTAACGGCCTGCGCCAGTGTCGGCCCCGACTATCAAAAGCCTGATGCACTGGCGGTGGATATGCGCATGGGTGCAGATGTTGAAACCATGGCCTATGAGCGGCAGTGGTGGCAGCGCTTCGACGACCCGGTATTAACCGAGCTGGTGCAGCAAACGCTAACGAACAATTATTCCTTGGCGGCGGCGCAGGCCAATGTCGAGCGTGCCATGGCACAGTTTGATGATGTTGATAATGACGCTACACCCACCGGCAGTTTGGATGCGCAGGTGACTAACAGCAAAGGCCAGCAGCCTGGGGTTAGCAATGAGCGGGTGTACAGTCATCGCTATCAAGCGGGTGCCAATCTGCGTTGGGCGGTAGATGTAGCGGGCAAGCTGCGCCGTGCTAGTGAGTCTGCTTATGCTAGCGCTGAAAGTGCTGAAGCCGATTTTCAGGCGCTGCGGGTGAGCTTAGTGAGCCGTTTGGCTAGCCGCTATGCTGATTATCGCGGCTTGCAAAATAAGCGGGTGGTTGCTCAGCGCAATGAAAACATACTGGCGGAAACGCTACAGTTAATAGATTTACGTTTGCAGGAAGGCTTGGCGTCAGAGTTTGAGTTGAGCCGAATTAAGGCGCAGCAAAGTGCGGTGAAAGCGGCGATAGTATTGCTAGATAGCCAGCTGCAAAAGGCGCGTTACGACTTGGCCTTGCTTAGCGGTTACCAGCCCAATCAATTGCCGGTGGACTTGTCGGTAGCTGTGGTTGTTGCCATGCCTGCATTAAATGGCCCAGTTGCCATAGGTGATGCCGACCAGCTATTACAGCGTCGCCCTGATGTGCGCGCCGCCGAGCGTCGCCTAGCCATGACCACTGCCGACATAGGGGTGGCCAAGGCAGACCTCTATCCCGCTATAAATGTTAATGGTTTTTTAGGTTTTATTACCGGCCAAAGTAGCCAGTTAAACAGTGATGCTAGAGCTTGGTCGCTAACGCCTAGTGTGAGCTGGCAGGGTTTGGATTGGGGGTCGGTGCAGGCGCGTATACGCGCTGCCAGTGCTGGCCAGCGTGAGGCTTTAGCGCGCTATCAGCAGCAGGTATTGGTGGCGGTTAATGAGGCGCAGTCTTCGCTGACGTCTTACAGTTTTAGCCAGCAGCGCTTGCAGCACTTAGCCGATCAACAGACGGCGGCCCAGCGCTCTATGGTGTTGGCCGATGCTGAGTACCGTGCGGGCTTGTCTGACTTATTGGATTTATTAGATGCCGAGCGCAGTTTATTGGATGCGCAGAGTGGTTATATTGATGGCCAGATGCAGGTAATGAAGGATCTGGTTGCGGTGTATCAGGCTTTTGGTGGTGCGCTGGGTGACGTTGCAGCGCAGCCTGGGGTTACTCTAGCTTTTTAA
- a CDS encoding efflux RND transporter permease subunit: MKFSQFFISRPIFAGVISLMITIAGAIAVFQLPISEYPDVVPPTVMVTASYPGANPTVIGDTVATPIEQAINGTEGMLYMSSQANADGSLSLTVTFELGTDVDAAQVLVQNRVTRALPRLPQEVQRLGVVVEKSSPDLTMVVHITSPDNSYDSLYLANYASLKVKDELARLQGVGNVRVFGSDDYSMRIWLDPQKIAALNMTAMDVVSAIREQNVQAAAGSLGAQPSEQNDFQLLINLKGRLSTEQEFKEIVIKVGEQGQLVRLADVAKVELGAKTYALRSLLNNKQAVALPIFQSAGANSIEVSDAVRAKMAELKPSFPQGMDYRIVYDPTVFVRGSIDAVVTTLFEALLLVVVVVVLFLQNWRAAIIPLAAVPVSLIGTFAVMHGMGFSLNALSLFGLVLAIGIVVDDAIVVVENVERNIEKGLSSVAAAQQAMKEVTGPIIATTLVLGAVFIPAAFMSGLTGQFYKQFALTIAISTFISALNSLTLSPALSALLLRSKGAPKDAFSRFLDRLLQGWLFTPFNRLFDWGSHGYARVIKKIIRSAGIVMLLYVGLLLLTAQQFASTPTGYVPSQDKQYLVAFTQLPDASSLDRTEAVIREMSRLALEHPGVADTVAFPGLNINGFSHSSSSGVIFVTLKPFAERKGEHLSAQAIAGKLNGQFASIQDAYMAIFPPPPVRGMGNIGGFRLQLQDKGSLGYEALYKATQEVIGKSRQVPELAGAFTSFQVNTPQIDVDVDREKAKMQGVAVDDIFSTMQIYLGSMYVNDFNKFGRNYQVNVQSAESFRQQPEQIGQLKVRNKQGDMIPLASFIKVKHSAGPDRVMHYNGFMTAEINASAAPGYSSGQAQAAMEKLLAENLPAGVEYEWTDLTYQQQLAGNTAVLIFPLMVLLVFLVLAAQYESLSLPLAIILIVPMTLLSAIVGVVIYGGDNNIFTQIGFIVLVGLATKNAILIVEFAREQELEGKGIVEAILEASHQRLRPILMTSIAFIMGVLPLVISTGAGAEMRQAMGVAVFSGMIGVTLFGLLLTPVFYVLVRKYIGRGPLHNPSHDPSHKPALTQQQPKHSLTTEVAE; the protein is encoded by the coding sequence GTGAAATTTTCTCAATTCTTTATATCTAGGCCCATATTCGCCGGGGTTATCTCATTGATGATAACCATAGCCGGAGCGATAGCGGTGTTTCAGCTGCCGATTTCGGAATATCCCGATGTAGTGCCGCCTACCGTGATGGTAACGGCTAGCTACCCCGGTGCTAACCCTACGGTTATCGGTGACACCGTGGCTACACCTATAGAGCAGGCCATTAATGGCACTGAGGGCATGTTGTATATGTCCTCGCAAGCAAACGCGGATGGCAGTTTGTCGTTAACCGTTACCTTTGAGCTGGGCACCGATGTTGATGCCGCTCAGGTATTGGTGCAAAACCGAGTCACCCGTGCCCTGCCACGGCTGCCCCAAGAGGTGCAGCGTTTAGGGGTGGTGGTTGAAAAGTCTTCGCCGGATTTAACCATGGTAGTGCATATTACCTCGCCGGATAACAGCTATGACTCGCTATACCTAGCCAACTACGCCAGCCTAAAAGTTAAAGATGAATTGGCGCGTTTACAAGGTGTGGGCAATGTTAGGGTGTTTGGTTCTGACGATTACTCTATGCGCATATGGTTAGACCCGCAAAAAATTGCCGCCTTGAATATGACGGCCATGGATGTGGTGTCTGCCATACGTGAGCAGAACGTACAGGCCGCTGCTGGCAGCTTGGGTGCGCAACCCAGCGAGCAAAATGATTTCCAATTACTAATTAATCTCAAGGGCCGCTTAAGCACTGAGCAGGAATTTAAAGAGATAGTAATTAAGGTAGGCGAGCAGGGGCAACTAGTGCGCCTAGCGGATGTGGCCAAAGTCGAGTTGGGGGCGAAAACCTATGCCTTGCGTTCCTTGCTTAATAATAAGCAGGCGGTGGCCTTACCTATTTTCCAAAGCGCAGGTGCTAACTCTATAGAAGTGTCGGATGCAGTGCGTGCGAAAATGGCTGAGTTAAAGCCCAGCTTCCCGCAAGGTATGGACTACCGCATTGTTTATGACCCCACCGTGTTTGTGCGCGGTTCTATTGATGCGGTAGTGACAACCTTATTTGAAGCCTTGCTGCTAGTGGTAGTAGTGGTAGTGCTGTTTTTGCAAAACTGGCGCGCGGCGATTATCCCCTTAGCGGCGGTGCCGGTATCTTTAATTGGTACCTTTGCGGTGATGCATGGCATGGGCTTTTCGCTGAATGCGTTGTCATTATTTGGCTTGGTGTTGGCCATAGGCATAGTGGTTGATGATGCTATCGTGGTGGTAGAAAACGTAGAACGTAATATAGAAAAAGGTTTGTCGTCAGTCGCGGCTGCACAGCAGGCGATGAAAGAGGTCACCGGGCCGATTATTGCCACCACCTTGGTATTGGGCGCGGTGTTTATTCCTGCGGCGTTTATGTCAGGCTTAACCGGCCAGTTTTATAAACAGTTCGCCCTAACCATAGCGATCTCGACGTTTATCTCGGCGTTAAACTCGCTCACCCTAAGCCCAGCTTTGTCGGCTTTATTATTACGCAGCAAAGGCGCTCCCAAGGATGCCTTTAGCCGTTTTTTAGATAGGCTGTTACAGGGTTGGTTATTCACGCCTTTTAATCGTTTGTTTGATTGGGGTAGCCACGGCTATGCGCGGGTGATTAAAAAAATCATACGCAGTGCCGGTATTGTGATGTTGTTGTATGTGGGCCTATTACTGCTCACCGCACAGCAGTTTGCCAGCACGCCTACCGGTTATGTGCCCTCGCAAGACAAGCAGTATTTAGTGGCGTTTACCCAGCTGCCTGATGCGTCCTCTTTAGATCGCACCGAAGCGGTGATACGCGAAATGTCGCGCTTGGCCTTAGAGCACCCAGGGGTGGCAGATACCGTGGCGTTCCCCGGCCTTAATATTAATGGCTTTAGTCACAGCTCTAGCTCGGGGGTGATTTTTGTAACCTTAAAACCCTTTGCAGAGCGCAAGGGTGAGCATTTATCGGCCCAGGCGATTGCCGGCAAGTTAAATGGCCAGTTTGCCTCTATACAAGATGCCTATATGGCGATATTCCCGCCGCCACCGGTGCGGGGCATGGGGAATATAGGCGGCTTTCGTTTGCAGCTGCAGGATAAGGGTAGCTTAGGTTACGAAGCCTTGTACAAAGCGACACAAGAAGTGATTGGCAAATCTAGGCAGGTACCAGAATTGGCGGGTGCCTTTACTAGCTTTCAAGTAAATACGCCGCAAATTGATGTGGATGTTGATCGTGAAAAAGCGAAAATGCAGGGCGTTGCGGTGGATGATATTTTTTCCACTATGCAGATTTATTTAGGCTCTATGTATGTTAATGACTTTAATAAATTTGGTCGTAACTATCAGGTGAATGTACAGTCGGCAGAGAGCTTTAGGCAGCAGCCTGAGCAAATAGGCCAGTTAAAAGTGCGTAATAAGCAGGGCGATATGATCCCGTTGGCGTCTTTTATTAAGGTTAAACATTCGGCTGGCCCCGATAGGGTGATGCACTACAACGGTTTTATGACGGCGGAAATTAATGCTTCGGCAGCGCCCGGTTATAGTTCGGGGCAAGCGCAGGCGGCGATGGAAAAATTGCTGGCTGAGAACCTGCCTGCAGGGGTGGAATATGAGTGGACCGACCTAACCTACCAGCAGCAATTGGCGGGTAATACGGCGGTGTTGATATTCCCCTTAATGGTGTTGTTAGTGTTTTTGGTGTTGGCGGCGCAGTACGAAAGTTTGAGTTTGCCGCTAGCGATTATTTTAATCGTACCCATGACCTTGTTGTCAGCCATAGTCGGTGTGGTTATTTATGGCGGCGACAATAATATATTCACCCAAATAGGCTTTATCGTGTTGGTGGGTTTGGCGACTAAAAACGCTATCTTGATTGTGGAGTTTGCCCGCGAACAGGAGCTAGAAGGCAAAGGTATTGTTGAGGCTATATTAGAAGCCAGCCATCAGCGCCTACGTCCCATCTTAATGACCTCTATTGCTTTTATTATGGGGGTGTTACCGCTGGTGATTTCTACCGGTGCCGGCGCGGAAATGCGTCAGGCTATGGGGGTGGCAGTATTCTCGGGCATGATAGGGGTAACACTATTTGGCCTGTTACTGACGCCGGTGTTTTATGTGTTGGTGCGTAAATATATAGGGCGTGGGCCATTGCACAATCCATCACATGACCCCTCACATAAGCCTGCTTTAACGCAACAGCAGCCTAAGCATTCATTAACAACAGAGGTTGCTGAATAA
- a CDS encoding efflux RND transporter periplasmic adaptor subunit, with product MLTPHSLRYLLFTAMAVLAACQSSDGQQAAGQHNKAGPEVSVAEVLNVRITEWDEFTGRLEAPQTVALRPRVSGYIDEVVFKEGALVTEGDVLFLIDDKALQAQFKRLQADVAHAESELFLAQRELERAQRLKKQNAIAQEVLDNRLAHQQQAAATLHAKQAVLAEIQLDLDYTRVKAPISGRVSRALITKGNYVAAGQSLLTTVVSTEKIYAYFDADEQTYLKYSQLAREGSRPSSRDNQSPVFMGLVSDAGYPHAGHMDFVDNQIDQQTGTIRGRAVFENEEGRFTPGLFARIKVAGSASYDGILIDDKAVATDLSHKFVWVVDDNNQVERRAVVLGETHNGLRIIEQGLAAHERIIVNGVQRVRSGVTVQPQLVEMADKQLLAQLQQLQQRVDELQAQTAIALSKLPSDQRS from the coding sequence ATGTTAACGCCACATTCCCTACGCTATTTGCTCTTTACTGCTATGGCTGTCTTGGCGGCCTGCCAGTCGTCAGATGGGCAGCAGGCTGCTGGCCAGCACAATAAAGCGGGTCCAGAGGTGAGTGTTGCCGAGGTGCTTAATGTGCGTATTACTGAGTGGGATGAATTTACCGGTCGTTTAGAGGCCCCTCAAACCGTTGCGCTGCGCCCCAGAGTATCGGGTTATATAGACGAGGTGGTGTTTAAAGAGGGGGCGTTGGTTACCGAGGGTGATGTGCTGTTTTTAATTGATGATAAGGCGCTGCAGGCACAGTTTAAACGCTTGCAGGCTGATGTGGCGCATGCTGAGAGTGAGTTGTTTTTAGCTCAGCGCGAATTAGAGCGTGCCCAGCGTTTAAAAAAGCAAAATGCTATAGCTCAAGAGGTTTTGGATAATCGTTTGGCCCATCAACAACAGGCCGCTGCTACCTTACATGCTAAGCAAGCAGTCTTGGCTGAAATTCAGTTGGATTTGGATTATACCCGGGTCAAGGCGCCTATTAGCGGCCGTGTATCGCGGGCTTTAATCACTAAGGGCAACTATGTGGCGGCGGGTCAAAGCTTGTTGACTACGGTGGTGTCTACCGAAAAGATCTACGCCTATTTTGATGCCGATGAACAGACTTATCTTAAGTACAGCCAGTTGGCTAGAGAGGGCAGCCGCCCCAGCTCGCGGGATAATCAATCGCCAGTATTTATGGGCTTGGTGTCCGATGCGGGTTACCCCCACGCCGGTCATATGGACTTTGTCGATAATCAAATTGATCAGCAAACCGGCACCATACGTGGCCGAGCGGTATTTGAAAATGAAGAGGGCCGTTTTACCCCGGGCTTATTTGCTCGCATTAAAGTAGCGGGCAGCGCCAGCTACGATGGCATATTAATAGACGATAAAGCGGTCGCTACCGATCTTAGCCATAAGTTTGTCTGGGTGGTGGATGATAATAATCAGGTTGAGCGTCGCGCCGTGGTGTTGGGTGAAACCCATAATGGCCTGCGCATTATTGAGCAGGGTTTAGCCGCTCACGAGCGCATTATTGTTAACGGTGTGCAGCGTGTGCGCTCCGGTGTCACGGTGCAGCCACAACTTGTTGAGATGGCTGATAAACAGCTGTTGGCACAATTACAGCAATTGCAGCAGCGGGTTGATGAGTTACAGGCGCAAACCGCCATAGCGCTTAGCAAACTACCTTCAGATCAGCGCAGTTAA
- a CDS encoding LysR family transcriptional regulator, which yields MRPQELNLMVIFDTIMTEKSITRAADRLAMTQPAVSNAVARMRDAWKDELFVKDGRNIQPTLYAKNLWDQVKDPLHQLNLAINPGHFDPKTAQRTFRVAVSDIVVDTIWLQMRRLFEAEAPGINLHAVPYTIVNSQQVLDDAEVDLVVAASNPMQENIRSSYLFDSCLVCTMRKDHPLAKADLSLEEFAAADHLLISLSGNADGTTDQALLQHGLKRRVAITVNHFAAAAPLLIGSDLIAMLPAGINQRYITSGQLSVTKAPIDIPPSAISMLWHKRQDKDAGLQWLRMHIHNRMVTTWEKNRHKVFDCLCS from the coding sequence ATGCGCCCACAAGAGCTAAACTTAATGGTGATTTTTGACACCATCATGACCGAGAAATCCATTACCCGCGCCGCCGACCGGCTAGCCATGACCCAACCCGCAGTATCCAACGCCGTAGCGCGCATGCGCGATGCTTGGAAAGATGAGCTGTTTGTTAAAGATGGCCGCAATATCCAGCCCACCCTATACGCCAAAAACCTCTGGGACCAAGTCAAAGACCCGCTGCACCAGCTCAACCTAGCGATTAACCCCGGCCATTTTGACCCCAAAACCGCCCAGCGTACCTTTAGGGTGGCGGTTAGCGATATCGTGGTAGACACTATTTGGTTGCAGATGCGCCGCTTATTTGAGGCTGAAGCTCCGGGCATCAACTTACACGCCGTGCCCTACACCATAGTTAACAGCCAGCAGGTATTGGATGATGCCGAAGTGGATTTGGTGGTGGCGGCCAGTAACCCCATGCAGGAAAACATACGCTCTAGTTATTTATTCGACTCCTGCCTGGTGTGTACCATGCGCAAAGATCACCCTCTGGCCAAGGCCGATTTAAGCTTGGAGGAGTTTGCCGCCGCCGACCATCTATTAATCTCGCTATCAGGTAACGCTGACGGCACTACCGATCAAGCCTTACTGCAACACGGTTTAAAGCGACGTGTCGCCATTACCGTCAATCACTTTGCCGCTGCCGCGCCACTATTAATAGGTAGCGATTTAATTGCCATGCTGCCCGCCGGCATTAACCAGCGTTATATTACCAGCGGCCAACTCTCTGTTACCAAGGCGCCTATAGATATCCCCCCTTCCGCCATATCCATGTTGTGGCATAAGCGCCAAGATAAAGACGCCGGACTACAGTGGCTGCGTATGCACATACATAACCGCATGGTGACTACTTGGGAGAAGAACCGGCACAAGGTTTTTGACTGCCTGTGCTCATAG
- a CDS encoding MlaE family ABC transporter permease — translation MVEVPEQLSIICDRDDFRCWQDGQTLNIGLKRDWVLSEVGRLERELAELAIASRPINKVAIFCGGLRNLDLSGAMLLYRSAEQLKILGMDADFSGFKAEHFKFIKQVLTVNDQPVITAPRYSLYQRSLQKSTALIQSLSSSLKQRQQFMHTLCQELLRTLQQPRRLRWIATTRHIEEAGVNALPVVVMMAFLIAVVLAFQGQNQLSRFGAEIFTIDLVAISVLREMGVLLTAIMIAGRSGSAFAAEIGVMQLNEEVDAMTTMGIRPFEVLVIPRVLALLISLPLLSFIADIAGLLGTLAVATSLLDIPFNLVIERFLSLQISSHFMVGMIKAPFFAIAIALTACYRGFYVSKSADAVGRNTTRAVVESIFMIIMVDAIFSVIFAQLNW, via the coding sequence ATGGTAGAAGTACCCGAACAACTCAGCATAATTTGCGACAGGGATGATTTCCGCTGCTGGCAAGATGGCCAAACTTTAAATATAGGGCTTAAGCGCGACTGGGTATTAAGCGAAGTGGGGCGTCTAGAGCGAGAGCTGGCAGAGCTTGCTATAGCCAGCCGCCCAATCAACAAGGTCGCTATTTTTTGTGGTGGTTTACGCAACCTAGACCTTAGTGGCGCCATGCTGCTATATCGCAGCGCAGAACAACTAAAAATTCTGGGTATGGACGCTGACTTTTCCGGTTTTAAGGCCGAGCATTTTAAATTCATTAAACAGGTGCTCACCGTTAATGACCAGCCGGTGATCACAGCACCGCGCTATAGCTTATACCAACGCAGCCTGCAAAAAAGTACCGCCTTAATACAGAGCCTAAGCAGCAGCCTCAAGCAACGGCAGCAGTTTATGCACACACTGTGTCAGGAATTATTGCGCACCCTACAACAGCCACGTCGCCTGCGCTGGATAGCCACAACAAGGCATATAGAAGAAGCCGGCGTAAACGCACTACCGGTGGTGGTGATGATGGCGTTTTTAATTGCGGTGGTATTAGCCTTCCAAGGGCAAAATCAATTATCCCGCTTTGGTGCGGAAATTTTTACCATAGACCTAGTCGCCATTTCGGTACTGCGCGAAATGGGCGTACTGCTAACCGCCATCATGATTGCAGGTCGCTCTGGCAGTGCCTTTGCCGCCGAAATAGGCGTCATGCAACTCAACGAAGAAGTTGATGCCATGACCACCATGGGCATACGCCCCTTCGAAGTATTAGTGATTCCGCGGGTGCTAGCGCTGCTAATCAGCCTGCCCTTGCTAAGCTTTATCGCTGACATAGCCGGCTTACTAGGCACTCTAGCGGTAGCCACCAGCTTGTTAGATATTCCCTTTAACCTTGTGATAGAGCGCTTTTTAAGCTTACAAATCAGCAGCCATTTTATGGTAGGCATGATTAAAGCACCCTTCTTTGCCATAGCCATTGCACTCACTGCCTGCTATAGAGGGTTTTACGTTAGCAAATCTGCCGATGCCGTGGGCCGCAATACCACCCGCGCCGTAGTTGAATCCATTTTTATGATTATTATGGTGGACGCTATTTTTTCGGTTATTTTTGCCCAGCTCAATTGGTAA
- a CDS encoding ABC transporter ATP-binding protein, which produces MPHAHKKEMIRITGLVNRFGDHLVHDGIDLNVYEHEVLGIVGGSGTGKSVLLNCMLGLRTPSAGEVRLFGQNICQDENGKLSFCQTRWGVLFQTGALFSGLTVLENVMTPIQEHSNASLLLIEEIARLKLHMVGLKETAFKKFPSELSGGMIKRAALARALAMEPKIIFLDEPTAGLDPISAAEFDALILYLRAHLNLTVVMISHDMDSLLTLCDRFAVIVDKKAIVGERDDIIHHPHPWIQQYFGGVRGRAALASTS; this is translated from the coding sequence ATGCCACACGCGCACAAAAAAGAAATGATACGCATCACCGGTTTAGTCAATCGCTTTGGCGATCACCTAGTACACGATGGTATAGATCTCAATGTCTATGAGCACGAGGTGTTGGGCATAGTCGGTGGCTCAGGCACCGGTAAGTCGGTATTGCTTAATTGCATGCTAGGCTTGCGTACCCCCAGCGCTGGCGAGGTACGTTTATTCGGCCAAAACATTTGCCAAGATGAAAACGGCAAACTCAGTTTTTGCCAAACCCGCTGGGGCGTTTTATTCCAAACCGGCGCGCTATTTTCCGGCCTCACGGTGTTAGAAAACGTGATGACACCCATACAAGAGCACAGCAATGCCAGCCTACTCTTAATAGAAGAAATAGCGCGGCTAAAACTGCATATGGTGGGTTTAAAAGAAACCGCGTTTAAAAAATTCCCGTCAGAACTGTCAGGCGGCATGATTAAACGTGCCGCCCTAGCCCGCGCCCTAGCTATGGAGCCCAAAATTATTTTTTTAGATGAGCCTACTGCAGGCTTAGATCCCATTAGCGCCGCCGAATTTGATGCGCTAATTTTATATTTGCGGGCCCATCTAAACTTAACCGTGGTGATGATTTCCCACGATATGGACTCACTGCTTACGCTATGCGATCGCTTTGCTGTGATAGTCGATAAAAAAGCGATAGTGGGTGAGCGCGATGATATTATTCACCACCCCCATCCTTGGATACAACAATACTTTGGTGGCGTGCGCGGACGTGCGGCCTTGGCCTCCACCTCGTAA
- a CDS encoding MlaD family protein — MERHAKFILVAGFILISVLSLVLFKLWVTPSENSADSQLYRILFRGSVSGLAVGSEVRYLGVAVGRVSDITINQQQAGHVNVAFNSEQTLPTSQLLAQLEPKGITGLSVIELRLKSEADSGLNNGFNSGQGIIPGYPSLLSQLSSSAGNVGNNANQLLNSINQIFQPDNIQHLNNSLQQLDLASANLAHASENMAELVNNLNSNSQQLHNTLTSYHQAGKQLDQQLLPSLHATAEQLQAAASSASSLLSDKHDDINRLFNQQIPSIVGISDQLSLSLQRINELASGLSNQPQQLLYGKPLPQLEIDRESE; from the coding sequence ATGGAAAGACATGCGAAATTTATTCTGGTGGCGGGCTTTATACTCATCTCTGTACTGAGCTTAGTATTGTTTAAACTGTGGGTTACTCCCTCGGAGAATAGCGCCGACAGCCAGCTATACCGCATACTCTTTCGCGGCTCTGTTAGCGGCTTAGCAGTAGGCAGTGAAGTCCGCTACCTAGGTGTGGCAGTGGGACGAGTAAGTGATATTACGATTAATCAACAACAGGCAGGCCATGTCAATGTCGCCTTTAACAGCGAGCAAACACTACCCACCTCGCAACTGCTAGCACAGTTGGAGCCCAAAGGTATTACCGGCCTATCGGTGATAGAGCTGCGTTTAAAAAGCGAGGCTGACTCTGGTTTAAACAATGGCTTTAACAGCGGCCAAGGTATTATCCCCGGCTACCCCTCGCTATTGTCACAACTGAGCAGCTCGGCAGGCAATGTAGGTAATAACGCCAACCAGCTACTAAACAGTATCAATCAGATTTTTCAGCCCGATAATATCCAGCATCTCAACAACAGCTTGCAACAGCTGGACTTGGCCAGTGCCAACCTAGCCCACGCTTCCGAGAATATGGCCGAACTAGTCAACAACCTCAACAGCAATAGCCAACAGTTACATAACACCCTAACTAGCTACCATCAGGCCGGCAAGCAACTGGACCAACAACTACTGCCCAGCCTACACGCCACCGCCGAACAATTACAGGCTGCTGCCAGCTCAGCTAGCAGCCTACTCAGCGATAAGCACGACGATATTAACCGCCTATTTAATCAACAAATACCCAGCATAGTGGGCATTAGTGATCAACTGTCCCTGTCGTTACAACGTATTAATGAACTTGCCAGTGGTTTAAGTAATCAACCCCAGCAATTACTTTATGGCAAGCCGCTACCGCAATTGGAGATTGATCGTGAGTCTGAATAA
- a CDS encoding ABC-type transport auxiliary lipoprotein family protein: MSLNNKKSMGVLRTLAIALPITLTLSGCINLPEHNNSAPQHYSLLAANSACQVNSTNPVKLAITRVAAGLESDRIIQSSALSGEIIYLSNMRWPNNTQTMLEQRLAQDLENAGFSIITSHKQLASNPQLNCELRALNLVTQGQQQSAVFALSCALYKSNEKTQHSILVNQQLPLPQLSTNSIAIALSQSYNLGFEQLCDQLKQALPNK; the protein is encoded by the coding sequence GTGAGTCTGAATAATAAAAAATCTATGGGCGTATTACGCACTTTGGCTATAGCCCTGCCCATAACCTTGACCCTGTCCGGCTGTATCAATTTACCTGAGCACAACAACAGCGCACCGCAGCACTACAGCTTGCTAGCGGCCAATAGCGCATGCCAAGTCAACAGCACCAACCCGGTTAAGTTAGCAATTACCCGTGTCGCCGCAGGGCTGGAAAGCGATAGAATCATACAAAGCTCTGCTCTAAGTGGTGAAATTATTTACCTCAGTAATATGCGCTGGCCTAACAACACCCAAACCATGTTAGAGCAACGCTTAGCGCAGGACTTAGAAAACGCAGGCTTTAGTATTATCACCAGCCATAAACAGCTAGCCAGTAACCCACAACTCAACTGCGAATTACGCGCCCTCAACTTAGTCACTCAGGGCCAACAACAGTCTGCAGTTTTTGCGCTGTCCTGCGCCTTATATAAATCCAATGAAAAAACACAGCACAGCATCCTTGTTAATCAACAGCTACCGCTGCCTCAGTTGAGCACTAACAGTATAGCTATAGCGTTAAGTCAAAGTTATAACTTAGGCTTTGAACAACTCTGTGATCAACTCAAGCAAGCCTTACCTAACAAATGA